Proteins from one Sordaria macrospora chromosome 1, complete sequence genomic window:
- a CDS encoding 40S ribosomal protein eS4: MGRGPKKHQKRLSAPSHWLLDKLSGVYAPRPSAGPHKLRECMPLIVFVRNRLKYALNYRETKAIMMQRLIKVDGKVRTDITYPAGFMDVITIEKTGEHFRLIYDTKGRFTVHRIQDEEAKYKLGKVKRVQLGKGGIPFLVTHDARTIRYPDPLIKVNDTVKINLETGKIEDFVKFDTGSIAMVTGGRNMGRVGVITHRERHDGGFNIIHVKDALDNTFATRESNVFVIGSEKPWISLPKGKGVKLSIAEERDRRRANAIAH, encoded by the exons ATGGGCAGAGGACC GAAGAAGCACCAGAAGCGCCTTAGCGCCCCCTCGCACTGGCTTCTCGACAAGCTGTCGGGTGTCTATGCTCCCCGCCCTTCCGCTGGTCCTCACAAGCTCCGCGAGTGCATGCccctcatcgtcttcgtccgcAACAGACTGAAGTATGCTCTCAACTACCGCgagaccaaggccatcatGATGCAGCGCCTCATCAAGGTCGACGGCAAGGTCCGCACCGACATCACCTACCCCGCCGGCTTCATGGacgtcatcaccatcgagaAGACTGGCGAGCACTTCCGTCTCATCTACGACACCAAGGGCCGTTTCACCGTCCACCGCATCcaggatgaggaggccaagTACAAGCTCGGCAAGGTCAAGCGCGTCCAGCTCGGCAAGGGCGGTATCCCATTCTTGGTTACGCATGATGCCAGGAC CATCCGCTACCCCGACCCCTTGATCAAGGTCAACGACACTGTCAAGATCAACCTTGAGACTGGCAAGATCGAGGACTTCGTCAAGTTCGACACTGGTTCCATCGCCATGGTTACTGGCGGTCGTAACATGGGCCGTGTTGGTGTCATCACCCACCGTGAGCGTCACGATGGTGgtttcaacatcatccacgTCAAGGATGCCCTTGACAACACCTTCGCTACCCGCGAGTCCAACGTTTTCGTTATCGGCTCCGAGAAGCCCTGGATCTCCCTccccaagggcaagggtGTCAAGCTCTCCATCGCTGAGGAGCgtgaccgccgccgcgccAACGCCATTGCTCACTAA